The Zalophus californianus isolate mZalCal1 chromosome 7, mZalCal1.pri.v2, whole genome shotgun sequence genome includes a region encoding these proteins:
- the LOC113927875 gene encoding heterogeneous nuclear ribonucleoprotein D-like, producing MGKMTDGMGSEVISKLREKLDDSNFRNFQLEVTCAFFCVFCNATGCVVAQLLFRRHFKSSSIQRSAAAAAATRTAHQHPTADNSATMEDMNEYSNIEEFAEGSKINASKNQQDDGKMFIGGLSWDTSKKDLTEYLSRFGEVVDCTIKTDPVTGRSRGFGFVLFKDAASVDKVLELKEHKLDGKLIDPKRAKALKGKEPPKKVFVGGLSPDTSEEQIKEYFGAFGEIENIELPMDTKTNERRGFCFITYTDKEPVKKLLESRYHQIGSGKCEIKVAQPKEVYRQQQQQQKGGRGAAAGGRGGTRGRGQGQGQNWNQGFNNYYDQGYGNYNSAYGGDQNYSGYGGYDYTGYNYGNYGYGQGCADYSGQQSAYGKASRGGGNHQNNYQPY from the exons ATGGGTAAAATGACAGATGGCATGGGTAGTGAAGTAATTTCAAAACTTAGGGAGAAGTTAGATGACAGCAATTTCAGAAACTTCCAATTAGAGGTAACATGCGcattcttctgtgttttctgtaaTGCCACGGGTTGTGTTGTTGCCCA GTTGCTCTTCCGCCGCCATTTTAAATCCAGCTCCATACAACGctccgccgccgctgctgccgcgACCCGGACTGCGCACCAGCACCCCACGGCCGACAACTCCGCCACCATGGAGGACATGAACGAGTACAGCAACATAGAGGAATTCGCAGAGGGATCCAAAATCAACGCGAGCAAGAATCAGCAGGATGACGGTAAAATGTTTATTGGAGGCTTGAGCTGGGATACGAGCAAGAAAGATCTGACTGAATATTTGTCTCGATTTGGGGAAGTTGTAGACTGTACAATAAAAACAGATCCAGTGACTGGAAGATCAAGAGGATTTGGATTTGTGCTTTTCAAAGATGCTGCTAGTGTTGATAAGGTTTTGGAACTGAAAGAACACAAATTGGATGGCAAACTGATAGACCCCAAAAGGGCCAAagctttaaaagggaaagaacccCCCAAAAAGGTTTTTGTGGGTGGATTGAGCCCAGATACttctgaagaacaaattaaagaatattttggagCCTTTGGAGAGATTGAAAATATTGAACTTCCCAtggatacaaaaacaaatgaaagaagaggattttgttttattacatataCAGACAAAGAGCCAGTAAAGAAATTGTTAGAAAGCAGATATCATCAAATTGGTTCTGGGAAGTGTGAAATCAAAGTTGCACAACCCAAAGAGGTATACaggcagcaacagcaacaacaaaaaggaggaagaggtgcTGCAGCTGGTGGACGAGGTGGTACTAGGGGTCGTGGACAAGGTCAGGGCCAAAACTGGAACCAAGGATTTAATAACTATTATGATCAAGGATATGGAAATTACAATAGTGCCTATGGTGGTGATCAAAACTATAGTGGCTATGGCGGCTATGATTATACTGGGTATAACTATGGGAACTATGGATATGGACAGGGATGTGCAGACTACAGTGGGCAACAGAGCGCTTACGGCAAGGCGTCTCGAGGGGGTGGCAATCACCAAAACAATTACCAGCCATACTAA